A section of the Gasterosteus aculeatus chromosome 10, fGasAcu3.hap1.1, whole genome shotgun sequence genome encodes:
- the tert gene encoding telomerase reverse transcriptase isoform X1, whose amino-acid sequence MSAADFSPALDILRSLYRSARTLEEFANGVAFRDGRSPVLVEQRDSSRFQTFARGIYVCFDKELQQVPSRDQICTLPELLAFVLNSLKRKRKRNILANGYSFLSLAQEERDADPFKLQGDVTQSAAYIHGSDMWKKVATRLGTDLMRYLLDSCCLFVAVPPSCVFQVCGPPVYDKVSMSTASAGFFLQPRSRTRKGAPFGRNPGAVSSKRKPAVGTPTISSVGDRRDVRTTKGKRKRDTDKKNEEGIMTSSKRRRLGRHEPTKEMAQVACESVEEGQPMSADATPSMKPLENGPTGSKHPVKMQTTAIPSEGGPGWRSGTFPPLPPSHCFIRTLGFLYGGRGMRGFLLNKKKKTPGGGRRLQGQDLVRVVFFEGLAYLSGAERKPKKLPRRFLNVVPVFGRLLRLHRRCPYSRTLQKMCPVAEASDASHGELSSLLPQHCAPHRVYLFVRECLSAVVPRELWGSDHNRLQFFFRVRSFLSSGKFERLSLAELMWKMKVNDCDWLKISKTGRFPPSELSYRTQILGQFLAWLLDGYVVALVRACFYVTESMSQKNAVRFYRQEVWSKLQDLAFRGHISKGQMEELTPAQVAALPKATVVSRLRFIPKTDSMRPITRVLGADAKTRLYRGRVRDLLDILRACVRATPSLLGSTVWGMTDIHKVLSPLAAPQKQEHQPLYFVKVDVSGAYESLPHDKLIEVVEQALKPVQNEFFIVRCYAKIWADSHEGLKKSFVRQADFLKDSVGSINMKGFVMTQQKKGKVHHAVLVEQYFSPDLHGRDALQFFTQMLTGSVVQFGKKTYRQSRGIPQGSVVSSLLCCLCYGHMENVLFKDIVEKRGCLMRLMDDFLLITPNLHNAQTFLSVLLAGVPEYGLVVNPQKVAVNFPVTGDAVSCPGIRVLPPHCLFPWCGLLLDTRSLDVSKDYSSYAGLSLRYSLTLGSCHSAGQQMRRKLMAVLRLKCHALFLDLKTNSLEAVYKNIYKLVLLHACRFHVCAQSLPYGQTVAKNPVYFLQMILDMAEYGNQLIRLSNKGMILGSKTQRGVVQYEAVELLFCFSFLLVLSPHRPLYEALLPHLHRRKRSLERRLGDVRLARVRQATNPRTPGDFFAIQK is encoded by the exons ATGTCGGCGGCGGACTTCTCCCCGGCGCTCGACATCCTGCGGTCCCTGTACCGGAGCGCGCGGACGCTGGAGGAGTTCGCGAACGGCGTGGCGTTCCGAGACGGCCGGAGCCCGGTGCTGGTGGAGCAGCGCGACAGCAGCCGCTTCCAAACCTTCGCCCGCGGGATTTACGTGTGCTTCGACAAGGAGCTCCAGCAGGTGCCGAGCCGCGACCAG ATCTGCACTCTCCCCGAGCTGCTGGCCTTTGTTCTGAACAgtctgaagaggaagagaaaaagaaacatcttgGCAAACGGCTACAGTTTTCTGTCCTTGGCTCAGGAGGAGCGAGATGCCGACCCGTTTAAACTCCAGGGAGATGTAACTCAAAGTGCGGCCTACATCCACGGCAGTGACATGTGGAAGAAGGTCGCCACGCGCCTCGGCACGGACCTCATGCGGTACCTGCTGGACAGCTGCTGCCTGTTCGTGGCGGTTCCTCCTTCATGTGTTTTCCAGGTGTGCGGCCCTCCCGTCTATGACAAGGTGTCCATGAGCACTGCCTCCGCTGGGTTCTTTCTGCAGCCGCGGTCCAGGACCCGTAAAGGGGCTCCGTTTGGGAGGAATCCAGGTGCAGTGTCCTCAAAAAGGAAACCGGCAGTTGGGACTCCCACTATCAGCAGTGTGGGTGACAGAAGGGATGTAAGAACGAcgaagggaaaaagaaagagagacactgACAAAAAGAATGAGGAGGGGATTATGACTTCAAGCAAGCGTAGGCGGTTGGGCCGCCATGAGCCCACAAAGGAAATGGCACAAGTTGCCTGTGAATCAGTGGAGGAAGGACAGCCCATGTCTGCGGACGCAACACCATCCATGAAGCCTTTGGAAAATGGCCCCACTGGTTCCAAACACCCTGTCAAAATGCAAACGACTGCAATCCCCTCGGAGGGAGGACCCGGTTGGAGGTCGGGGACTTTCCCCCCCTTGCCTCCCTCGCACTGTTTCATCCGCACACTGGGATTCCTGTACGGGGGAAGGGGCATGCGGGGCTTCCTCctcaacaagaagaagaagactccCGGTGGCGGCAGGAGGCTACAAGGCCAAGATCTGGTGCGCGTGGTCTTCTTTGAAGGGCTGGCGTATCTGAGCGGAGCGGAGAGGAAGCCTAAGAAACTGCCCCGCCGCTTTTTAAACGTGGTCCCCGTGTTCGGTCGCCTGTTGCGTCTGCACAGGAGATGTCCCTACAGCAGAACACTGCAGAAGATGTGCCCGGTGGCGGAGGCGAGTGATGCCTCACATGGCGAGTTAAGCTCCCTCCTGCCTCAACACTGCGCTCCTCACAGGGTCTACCTGTTTGTCAGGGAATGCCTCTCCGCTGTGGTGCCCCGGGAGCTGTGGGGCTCCGACCACAACAGACTTCAGTTCTTCTTCCGGGTCAGGAGCTTCCTGTCCAGCGGCAAGTTTGAGCGTCTTTCACTGGCCGAACTGATGTGGAAGATGAAGGTGAACGACTGTGATTGGCTGAAGATCAGTAAAACTG GCAGGTTCCCGCCCAGCGAGCTGTCTTACCGGACGCAGATCCTGGGCCAGTTCTTGGCTTGGCTTCTGGACGGGTACGTGGTGGCCCTGGTCCGAGCCTGCTTCTATGTGACTGAGAGCATGAGCCAGAAGAACGCCGTCAGGTTCTACAGGCAGGAGGTCTGGTCTAAGCTGCAGGACTTAGccttcag AGGTCACATCTCCAAGGGTCAGATGGAGGAGTTGACCCCGGCTCAGGTGGCAGCTCTCCCCAAAGCCACCGTCGTCTCCCGCCTCCGCTTCATCCCCAAGACCGACAGCATGAGGCCCATAACACGGGTCCTAGGAGCAGATGCCAAAACCAGG CTCTACCGAGGGCGTGTCCGGGACTTGCTGGACATCCTGCGGGCCTGTGTGCGTGCCACCCCTTCCCTCCTGGGCTCCACGGTGTGGGGCATGACCGATATCCACAAGGTGCTAAGCCCCCTCGCCGCGCCCCAGAAGCAGGAACACCAGCCCCTCTACTTTGTTAAG GTGGATGTGAGTGGAGCCTATGAGAGTTTGCCTCATGACAAACTCATTGAAGTGGTGGAACAGGCTCTGAAACCCGTCCAGAATGAGTTCTTTATCGTCCGTTGCTATGCCAAGATCTGGGCTGACTCCCACGAGGGCTTGAAAAAGTCCTTTGTTAGACaa gctGATTTCCTGAAGGATAGCGTAGGATCCATCAACATGAAGGGGTTTGTGATGAcacagcagaaaaaaggaaaagttcaCCATGCCGTGCTCGTGGAGCAG TATTTCAGCCCGGATCTTCATGGCAGAGATGCGTTGCAGTTCTTCACCCAAATGCTAACCGGCAGCGTTGTTCAGTTTGGCAAGAA AACGTACCGTCAGAGCCGAGGGATTCCTCAGGGATCGGTCGTGTCCAGCCTGCTCTGCTGCCTCTGCTACGGTCACATGGAGAACGTCCTGTTCAAAGACATTGTGGAAAAGAGAGG ATGTTTGATGAGACTGATGGATGACTTCCTTCTGATCACGCCCAACTTGCACAACGCACAAACCTTTCTcag CGTCCTGCTGGCCGGGGTGCCCGAGTACGGCCTGGTGGTCAACCCGCAGAAGGTGGCGGTCAACTTCCCGGTGACGGGAGACGCGGTTTCATGTCCGGGCATCCGCGTGCTGCCCCCCCACTGCCTGTTCCCCTGGTGTGGACTGCTGCTGGACACGCGGTCCCTGGACGTCTCCAAGGACTATTCCAG CTACGCGGGCCTGTCTCTGCGCTACAGCCTCACTCTGGGCTCGTGCCACTCAGCCGGCCAGCAGATGAGGAGGAAGCTGATGGCCGTCCTCAGACTCAAGTGTCACGCCTTGTTCCTGGACCTGAag accaATTCTCTTGAGGCTGTGTACAAAAACATCTACAAGCTGGTGCTGCTGCACGCGTGCAG GTTCCATGTGTGTGCCCAGAGTTTACCTTACGGTCAGACGGTTGCCAAGAACCCCGTCTACTTCCTGCAGATGATATTGGATATGGCCGAATACGGCAATCAGCTCATCAGGCTCAGCAACAAAG GAATGATTCTCGGCAGTAAGACCCAGAGGGGCGTTGTGCAGTACGAAGCGGTGGAGCTGcttttctgcttctccttcctGCTGGTGCTGTCCCCGCACCGCCCTCTCTACGAGGCTCTGCTCCCACACCTGCACAGAC GGAAGCGCAGTCTGGAGCGACGTCTGGGGGACGTGCGGCTGGCCCGAGTCCGGCAGGCCACCAACCCCAGGACCCCCGGGGACTTCTTTGCCATCCAGAAGTAG
- the tert gene encoding telomerase reverse transcriptase isoform X2, giving the protein MSAADFSPALDILRSLYRSARTLEEFANGVAFRDGRSPVLVEQRDSSRFQTFARGIYVCFDKELQQICTLPELLAFVLNSLKRKRKRNILANGYSFLSLAQEERDADPFKLQGDVTQSAAYIHGSDMWKKVATRLGTDLMRYLLDSCCLFVAVPPSCVFQVCGPPVYDKVSMSTASAGFFLQPRSRTRKGAPFGRNPGAVSSKRKPAVGTPTISSVGDRRDVRTTKGKRKRDTDKKNEEGIMTSSKRRRLGRHEPTKEMAQVACESVEEGQPMSADATPSMKPLENGPTGSKHPVKMQTTAIPSEGGPGWRSGTFPPLPPSHCFIRTLGFLYGGRGMRGFLLNKKKKTPGGGRRLQGQDLVRVVFFEGLAYLSGAERKPKKLPRRFLNVVPVFGRLLRLHRRCPYSRTLQKMCPVAEASDASHGELSSLLPQHCAPHRVYLFVRECLSAVVPRELWGSDHNRLQFFFRVRSFLSSGKFERLSLAELMWKMKVNDCDWLKISKTGRFPPSELSYRTQILGQFLAWLLDGYVVALVRACFYVTESMSQKNAVRFYRQEVWSKLQDLAFRGHISKGQMEELTPAQVAALPKATVVSRLRFIPKTDSMRPITRVLGADAKTRLYRGRVRDLLDILRACVRATPSLLGSTVWGMTDIHKVLSPLAAPQKQEHQPLYFVKVDVSGAYESLPHDKLIEVVEQALKPVQNEFFIVRCYAKIWADSHEGLKKSFVRQADFLKDSVGSINMKGFVMTQQKKGKVHHAVLVEQYFSPDLHGRDALQFFTQMLTGSVVQFGKKTYRQSRGIPQGSVVSSLLCCLCYGHMENVLFKDIVEKRGCLMRLMDDFLLITPNLHNAQTFLSVLLAGVPEYGLVVNPQKVAVNFPVTGDAVSCPGIRVLPPHCLFPWCGLLLDTRSLDVSKDYSSYAGLSLRYSLTLGSCHSAGQQMRRKLMAVLRLKCHALFLDLKTNSLEAVYKNIYKLVLLHACRFHVCAQSLPYGQTVAKNPVYFLQMILDMAEYGNQLIRLSNKGMILGSKTQRGVVQYEAVELLFCFSFLLVLSPHRPLYEALLPHLHRRKRSLERRLGDVRLARVRQATNPRTPGDFFAIQK; this is encoded by the exons ATGTCGGCGGCGGACTTCTCCCCGGCGCTCGACATCCTGCGGTCCCTGTACCGGAGCGCGCGGACGCTGGAGGAGTTCGCGAACGGCGTGGCGTTCCGAGACGGCCGGAGCCCGGTGCTGGTGGAGCAGCGCGACAGCAGCCGCTTCCAAACCTTCGCCCGCGGGATTTACGTGTGCTTCGACAAGGAGCTCCAGCAG ATCTGCACTCTCCCCGAGCTGCTGGCCTTTGTTCTGAACAgtctgaagaggaagagaaaaagaaacatcttgGCAAACGGCTACAGTTTTCTGTCCTTGGCTCAGGAGGAGCGAGATGCCGACCCGTTTAAACTCCAGGGAGATGTAACTCAAAGTGCGGCCTACATCCACGGCAGTGACATGTGGAAGAAGGTCGCCACGCGCCTCGGCACGGACCTCATGCGGTACCTGCTGGACAGCTGCTGCCTGTTCGTGGCGGTTCCTCCTTCATGTGTTTTCCAGGTGTGCGGCCCTCCCGTCTATGACAAGGTGTCCATGAGCACTGCCTCCGCTGGGTTCTTTCTGCAGCCGCGGTCCAGGACCCGTAAAGGGGCTCCGTTTGGGAGGAATCCAGGTGCAGTGTCCTCAAAAAGGAAACCGGCAGTTGGGACTCCCACTATCAGCAGTGTGGGTGACAGAAGGGATGTAAGAACGAcgaagggaaaaagaaagagagacactgACAAAAAGAATGAGGAGGGGATTATGACTTCAAGCAAGCGTAGGCGGTTGGGCCGCCATGAGCCCACAAAGGAAATGGCACAAGTTGCCTGTGAATCAGTGGAGGAAGGACAGCCCATGTCTGCGGACGCAACACCATCCATGAAGCCTTTGGAAAATGGCCCCACTGGTTCCAAACACCCTGTCAAAATGCAAACGACTGCAATCCCCTCGGAGGGAGGACCCGGTTGGAGGTCGGGGACTTTCCCCCCCTTGCCTCCCTCGCACTGTTTCATCCGCACACTGGGATTCCTGTACGGGGGAAGGGGCATGCGGGGCTTCCTCctcaacaagaagaagaagactccCGGTGGCGGCAGGAGGCTACAAGGCCAAGATCTGGTGCGCGTGGTCTTCTTTGAAGGGCTGGCGTATCTGAGCGGAGCGGAGAGGAAGCCTAAGAAACTGCCCCGCCGCTTTTTAAACGTGGTCCCCGTGTTCGGTCGCCTGTTGCGTCTGCACAGGAGATGTCCCTACAGCAGAACACTGCAGAAGATGTGCCCGGTGGCGGAGGCGAGTGATGCCTCACATGGCGAGTTAAGCTCCCTCCTGCCTCAACACTGCGCTCCTCACAGGGTCTACCTGTTTGTCAGGGAATGCCTCTCCGCTGTGGTGCCCCGGGAGCTGTGGGGCTCCGACCACAACAGACTTCAGTTCTTCTTCCGGGTCAGGAGCTTCCTGTCCAGCGGCAAGTTTGAGCGTCTTTCACTGGCCGAACTGATGTGGAAGATGAAGGTGAACGACTGTGATTGGCTGAAGATCAGTAAAACTG GCAGGTTCCCGCCCAGCGAGCTGTCTTACCGGACGCAGATCCTGGGCCAGTTCTTGGCTTGGCTTCTGGACGGGTACGTGGTGGCCCTGGTCCGAGCCTGCTTCTATGTGACTGAGAGCATGAGCCAGAAGAACGCCGTCAGGTTCTACAGGCAGGAGGTCTGGTCTAAGCTGCAGGACTTAGccttcag AGGTCACATCTCCAAGGGTCAGATGGAGGAGTTGACCCCGGCTCAGGTGGCAGCTCTCCCCAAAGCCACCGTCGTCTCCCGCCTCCGCTTCATCCCCAAGACCGACAGCATGAGGCCCATAACACGGGTCCTAGGAGCAGATGCCAAAACCAGG CTCTACCGAGGGCGTGTCCGGGACTTGCTGGACATCCTGCGGGCCTGTGTGCGTGCCACCCCTTCCCTCCTGGGCTCCACGGTGTGGGGCATGACCGATATCCACAAGGTGCTAAGCCCCCTCGCCGCGCCCCAGAAGCAGGAACACCAGCCCCTCTACTTTGTTAAG GTGGATGTGAGTGGAGCCTATGAGAGTTTGCCTCATGACAAACTCATTGAAGTGGTGGAACAGGCTCTGAAACCCGTCCAGAATGAGTTCTTTATCGTCCGTTGCTATGCCAAGATCTGGGCTGACTCCCACGAGGGCTTGAAAAAGTCCTTTGTTAGACaa gctGATTTCCTGAAGGATAGCGTAGGATCCATCAACATGAAGGGGTTTGTGATGAcacagcagaaaaaaggaaaagttcaCCATGCCGTGCTCGTGGAGCAG TATTTCAGCCCGGATCTTCATGGCAGAGATGCGTTGCAGTTCTTCACCCAAATGCTAACCGGCAGCGTTGTTCAGTTTGGCAAGAA AACGTACCGTCAGAGCCGAGGGATTCCTCAGGGATCGGTCGTGTCCAGCCTGCTCTGCTGCCTCTGCTACGGTCACATGGAGAACGTCCTGTTCAAAGACATTGTGGAAAAGAGAGG ATGTTTGATGAGACTGATGGATGACTTCCTTCTGATCACGCCCAACTTGCACAACGCACAAACCTTTCTcag CGTCCTGCTGGCCGGGGTGCCCGAGTACGGCCTGGTGGTCAACCCGCAGAAGGTGGCGGTCAACTTCCCGGTGACGGGAGACGCGGTTTCATGTCCGGGCATCCGCGTGCTGCCCCCCCACTGCCTGTTCCCCTGGTGTGGACTGCTGCTGGACACGCGGTCCCTGGACGTCTCCAAGGACTATTCCAG CTACGCGGGCCTGTCTCTGCGCTACAGCCTCACTCTGGGCTCGTGCCACTCAGCCGGCCAGCAGATGAGGAGGAAGCTGATGGCCGTCCTCAGACTCAAGTGTCACGCCTTGTTCCTGGACCTGAag accaATTCTCTTGAGGCTGTGTACAAAAACATCTACAAGCTGGTGCTGCTGCACGCGTGCAG GTTCCATGTGTGTGCCCAGAGTTTACCTTACGGTCAGACGGTTGCCAAGAACCCCGTCTACTTCCTGCAGATGATATTGGATATGGCCGAATACGGCAATCAGCTCATCAGGCTCAGCAACAAAG GAATGATTCTCGGCAGTAAGACCCAGAGGGGCGTTGTGCAGTACGAAGCGGTGGAGCTGcttttctgcttctccttcctGCTGGTGCTGTCCCCGCACCGCCCTCTCTACGAGGCTCTGCTCCCACACCTGCACAGAC GGAAGCGCAGTCTGGAGCGACGTCTGGGGGACGTGCGGCTGGCCCGAGTCCGGCAGGCCACCAACCCCAGGACCCCCGGGGACTTCTTTGCCATCCAGAAGTAG
- the slc6a18 gene encoding inactive sodium-dependent neutral amino acid transporter B(0)AT3: MGKANDPGMEGRPEWDNKVQYLLTCIGFAVGIGNVWRFPYLCQIYGGGAFLIPYLIALVFEGLPLLYLELAIGQRLRMGSIGVWNSISPLLGGVGIASMLVSLLVCIFYNTLLAWVLWYLFHSFQNPLPWSQCPPSDNLTGYNAECVKSTPANYFWYRETLNISTDIGTSGSLQWWLVVCLASAWCVVYVCFIKGIESIGKVVYVTAIFPYLVLTIFLVRALTLPGATAGLVYLFTPDWEVLKNPQVWLDAATQIFFSLSVAFGGLIAFSSYNKERNNCELDAVLVGVINSATSLYGAIPIFAILGFKANSAYNSCMKENILALTNLFELSDQNITAESYDHWLEYLNRTSPSEVASLDLRPCELQTFLDQSASGTGLAFIVFSEAVVEMPGAQIWAILFFTMLFSLGLSSMFGNLEGVLTPIRDLQLLPVWIPNALVTAVTCLMAFSMALIFTMASGNYWVEIFNSYVGSVPLLIVAFFEIIAVIYVYGMKNFSEDIYFMTGKKPNLFWKVCWRVISPLMLLVVLIAYVVTRIQERPSYGTWNPAYELFPKTEVKPYPDWVFAIIILLSAVPVIPIPLVALYHLIKRSSARADLNPSSNEGFEIEPRDQQNPRAPQVESRH, from the exons ATGGGCAAAGCGAACGATCCTGGGATGGAGGGGCGACCCGAGTGGGACAACAAGGTCCAGTACCTGCTGACGTGTATCGGCTTTGCAGTGGGAATCGGCAACGTGTGGCGTTTTCCTTACCTGTGCCAGATCTACGGAGGAG GTGCTTTCCTCATCCCCTACCTGATCGCCCTGGTGTTCGAGGGCCTCCCCCTGCTCTACCTGGAGCTGGCCATAGGACAGCGGCTCCGCATGGGCAGCATCGGGGTCTGGAACTCCATCTCCCCCTTGCTGGGTGGAGTCG GGATCGCCTCCATGTTAGTGTCGTTGCTGGTGTGCATCTTCTACAACACTCTCCTTGCCTGGGTGCTCTGGTACCTCTTTCACTCTTTCCAAAACCCGCTGCCGTGGAGCCAGTGTCCTCCCAGCGACAACCTCACAG GCTACAACGCAGAGTGTGTGAAGAGCACTCCGGCAAACTACTTCTGGTACCGCGAGACCCTGAACATCTCAACCGACATCGGCACCAGCGGCTCTCTGCAGTGGTGGCTGGTGGTGTGTCTGGCCAGCGCCTGGTGCGTGGTCTACGTCTGCTTCATCAAGGGCATCGAGTCCATCGGGAAG GTGGTGTATGTGACGGCCATCTTCCCTTACCTGGTGCTGACCATCTTCCTGGTCCGCGCCCTCACTCTGCCCGGAGCTACCGCCGGACTGGTCTACCTCTTCACCCCGGAC TGGGAGGTGCTGAAGAACCCTCAGGTGTGGCTGGACGCCGCCACCCAGATCTTCTTCTCGCTGTCTGTAGCCTTTGGAGGTCTCATAGCTTTCTCCAGCTACAACAAAGAGAG AAACAACTGTGAGCTGGATGCCGTGCTGGTAGGAGTGATAAACAGTGCCACGTCCCTCTACGGCGCCATTCCCATCTTCGCCATCCTGGGATTTAAAGCCAACTCCGCCTACAACTCCTGCATGAAGGA AAACATCTTGGCTCTGACCAACCTCTTTGAGCTTTCGGACCAGAACATAACAGCAGAGAGCTACGACCACTGGTTGGAGTACCTGAACCGTACATCTCCAAGTGAGGTGGCTAGTCTGGACCTGAGGCCCTGTGAGCTACAGACATTTCTGGACCAG AGCGCATCCGGCACCGGCTTGGCTTTCATCGTGTTCAGCGAAGCGGTGGTGGAGATGCCGGGCGCGCAGATATGGGCCATACTGTTCTTCACCATGCTCTTCAGCCTGGGTCTCTCCTCCATGTTTGGTAACCTAGAGGGCGTCCTCACGCCCATCAGAgacctccagctgctgcctgTGTGGATCCCTAACGCACTCGTAACAG CGGTCACCTGCTTGATGGCCTTCTCGATGGCTCTCATCTTCACCATGGCTTCCGGCAACTACTGGGTGGAGATCTTTAACAGCTACGTGGGCTCCGTCCCTCTGCTCATCGTTGCATTCTTTGAGATTATTGCAGTCATTTACGTCTACGGCATGAAAAA CTTCAGTGAAGACATCTACTTCATGACGGGGAAGAAGCCCAACCTGTTCTGGAAGGTGTGCTGGAGGGTGATCAGTCCTCTGATGCTTCTGGTGGTGTTGATCGCCTACGTCGTCACCCGGATACAAGAGCGCCCCTCCTATGGCACGTGGAACCCGGCCTAC GAACTATTCCCCAAAACGGAGGTGAAGCCTTATCCAGACTGGGTGTTcgccatcatcatcctcctctccgCGGTGCCGGTGATTCCCATCCCTCTGGTGGCGCTGTACCACCTGATCAAGAGGTCCTCCGCTCGCGCCGACCTGAATCCCTCCAGCAATGAGGGCTTCGAGATTGAGCCGCGCGACCAGCAGAACCCGAGGGCTCCCCAAGTCGAGTCCCGtcactga
- the LOC144383537 gene encoding major histocompatibility complex class I-related protein 1-like yields the protein MSVIKVLSGESPLLNLRLLYQNNMDKLFMLLLSCHVAATAKHSLKYFLTSTSGLPNFPEFVGAAMVDEVMVGYCDSSIRTAQPKQAWMRDLIEKDPRLGEWYSQKCSVNQQVFRGHMDGLKKRFNRTAGAHVLQRMNGCEWDNATGEVVGFNQYGYDGEDFIALDLRTLTWTAPSPQAFITKRRWDSDAARLEFNRNYYIHKCPEQLKKYVECGKSFLQRTDLPSVCLLQKTPSSPVTCHATGFYPNTAMMFWRKDGVEHHEDVDHGEILPNHDGSFQLSVALQLASVAPEAWSTYDCVVRLSGAKDDIVTKLDKAVIRTNQENRAGVVGVVVGVVVGLLLLAAIFCILLFRRTIRRRI from the exons ATGTCCGTTATCAAAGTCCTTTCGGGCGAGTCGCCCTTATTAAACCTGAGGCTTCTTTATCAAAACAATATGGACAAGTTATTTATGTTGCTCCTGTCCTGCCATGTTGCAGCTACAG CGAAACATTCCTTGAAATATTTCCTCACCTCGACTTCTGGCCTCCCAAACTTCCCGGAGTTTGTGGGAGCAGCGATGGTCGACGAGGTCATGGTCGGTTACTGTGACAGCAGCATCAGGACCGCGCAGCCCAAGCAGGCCTGGATGAGGGATCTGATAGAGAAGGACCCGAGACTCGGGGAGTGGTACTCCCAGAAGTGTTCTGTCAATCAGCAGGTCTTCAGAGGCCACATGGACGGCCTGAAGAAGCGCTTCAACCGGACTGCAG GCGCACACGTCCTGCAGAGGATGAACGGCTGTGAGTGGGATAACGCCACCGGGGAGGTCGTGGGTTTTAATCAGTACGGTTACGACGGGGAGGACTTCATCGCGTTGGACCTGCGGACGCTCACGTGGACGGCTCCCAGCCCGCAGGCGTTCATCACCAAACGCCGATGGGACTCCGACGCGGCCCGACTGGAGTTCAATAGGAACTACTACATCCACAAGTGTCCCGAGCAGCTGAAGAAGTACGTGGAGTGTGGGAAGAGCTTCCTGCAGAGAACAG ACCTCCCCTCGGTGTGTCTCCTCCAGAagactccctcctctccggtCACCTGCCACGCCACAGGTTTCTACCCCAACACAGCCATGATGTTCTGGAGGAAGGACGGCGTGGAGCATCACGAGGACGTGGACCACGGTGAGATCCTCCCCAACCACGACGGATCCTTCCAGCTGAGCGTCGCGCTGCAACTCGCGTCAGTCGCCCCCGAAGCCTGGAGCACGTACGACTGCGTGGTCCGTCTCTCTGGTGCGAAGGACGACATCGTCACCAAACTGGACAAAGCAGTGATCAGGACCAACCAGG AGAATCGCGCTGGTGTGGTTGGCGTCGTTGTTGGAGTTGTTGTTGGGCTTCTTCTGCTCGCGGCCATCTTCTGCATCCTTCTCTTCAGGAGGACGATTAGAAGAAGAATCTGA
- the slc39a7 gene encoding zinc transporter Slc39a7, whose translation MGCVLLLSLTLLLAAHSTSAHSHSHGDHDHHHHGHDHHGHDHHGHSHGEDDQEDVRMFHGASKWSAEANVPHHGHAHDHGHAHGHDHGHAHDHGHAHDHGHAHDHGHAHDHGHAHEEDVVRVHKVESGHAHSHGGERVKREAAAEKRDTVELWTQAIGATLLISAAPFLILFLIPVQSNSDQHQNLLKVLLSFASGGLLGDAFLHLIPHALEPHSHHGEEDHSHATEGSHDHGHSHGAAHAHMMSVGLWVLGGIIAFLVVEKFVRALKEGQGHSHGHSHDAPKEKDSDGEDEKKKKPKKEGKASKDAAPRSDIKVSGYLNLAADFTHNFTDGLAIGASFLVGPTVGAVTTVTILLHEVPHEIGDFAILVQSGCTKKKAMCLQLLTALGALAGTACSLLAEGVGAAATAWILPFTAGGFVYIATVTVLPELLAGRSSFGQSLMEVLALLLGVGMMVLIAEYE comes from the exons ATGGGCTGTGTACTTCTGCTGTCACTGACGCTCCTGTTAGCCGCACATTCAACCAGCGCCCACAGCCATTCCCATGGCGACcacgaccaccaccaccacgggcACGACCACCACGGGCACGACCACCACGGGCACTCCCACGGGGAAGACGACCAGGAAGATGTGAGGATGTTCCACGGAGCAAGCAAGTGGAGCGCTGAGGCCAACGTCCCCCACCACGGGCACGCTCACGACCACGGGCACGCTCACGGACACGACCACGGGCACGCTCACGACCACGGGCACGCTCACGACCACGGGCACGCTCACGACCACGGGCACGCTCATGACCACGGGCACGCTCATGAGGAGGATGTGGTTCGAGTCCACAAGGTGGAGAGTGGACATGCACACTCCCACGGAGGGGAGAGGGTGAAGAGGGAGGCCGCAGCAGAGAAGAGGGACACGGTGGAGCTGTGGACACAG GCCATCGGAGCCACTCTGCTCATCAGTGCCGCTCctttcctcatcctcttcctgaTCCCGGTTCAGTCCAACAGCGACCAGCACCAGAACCTGCTCAAGGTGCTGCTCAGCTTCGCCTCAGGCGGACTGCTGGGCGACGCCTTCCTCCACCTCATACCGCACGCTTTGG AGCCTCACTCTCACCACGGAGAAGAAGACCACTCGCACGCGACTGAGGGGTCACATGACCACGGCCACTCCCACG GAGCGGCGCACGCTCACATGATGTCCGTGGGCTTGTGGGTGCTCGGCGGCATCATCGCCTTCCTGGTGGTGGAGAAGTTTGTGCGAGCGCTGAAGGAGGGCCAGGGACATTCCCACGGCCACTCGCACG ATGCCCCTAAGGAGAAGGACAGCGATGGcgaggacgagaagaagaagaagcccaaGAAAGAGGGGAAAGCGAGCAAAGACGCCGCCCCCCGCTCAGACATCAAGGTGTCGGGCTACCTCAACCTGGCGGCCGACTTCACGCACAACTTCACCGACGGCCTGGCCATCGGCGCCTCCTTCCTGGTCGGCCCGACGGTGGGCGCCGTCACCACCGTCACCATCCTGCTGCACGAGGTCCCGCACGAGATCGGAGACTTCGCCATCCTCGTCCAGTCGGGCTGCACCAAGAAAAAG GCCATGTGTCTCCAGCTGCTGACGGCCCTGGGGGCTCTGGCCGGCACGGCGTGCTCCCTGCTGGCGGAGGGCGTGGGCGCCGCGGCGACCGCCTGGATCCTGCCCTTCACGGCCGGCGGGTTCGTCTACATCGCCACGGTGACCGTGCTCCCAGAACTGCTGGCGGGCCGCTCCAGCTTCGGCCAGTCCCTGATGGAGGTCCTGGCGCTGCTGCTCGGGGTCGGCATGATGGTGCTGATCGCCGAGTACGAGTGA